Proteins from a single region of Theileria parva strain Muguga chromosome 1, complete sequence, whole genome shotgun sequence:
- the MSI1 gene encoding WD domain G-beta repeat protein, with translation MDSVILSGPSGCKIRRKYPFPSFNQNLPEDCSTSFYNNDPALRNNELNGVEDEEIDPYLIWRRNAPFLYDAVSLYNLDWPSLVVEFMTDTFKIKNGSVTQRLLLGTHTSGSDTEFAMVAELKSNVYTMKECLNTCENFNQFKAVPSSSSVSSNTNSASQGILDIKAKIVHEGEINRISQVPGAHFLFVTQSNNGTLYLFDYSKHPSNPRDLKVSIPQMVLQGGHSSEGYGLAWNSTNKLVSCASDGTIALWDLNSKPHSTTNGLSGVLDGIGTISPISTYNTTHTSHNSDDNVGLNDIEFINDNVVLIASDDTNVHLMDLRTNSTNSTSSSNSTNSNTKFSIGSSVNCLSLNKFDNNYFVCGCDNGKISLFDTRMGKHLLVIDHHKDSVNQIEFNSSCCGLFATCSNDSSVCIFDLACKGDELRFVHQGHKDQVNDISWTKLDYYQSAHLGFTIASVSQDNLLQCFTPNYFSL, from the coding sequence ATGGATTCGGTTATTTTATCTGGTCCTTCTGGGTGTAAAATACGTAGAAAGTACCCTTTTCCTTCTTTCAACCAAAATTTACCTGAAGATTGCTCAACTAGCTTTTACAATAATGACCCAGCTTTACGCAATAATGAACTTAATGGTGTCGAAGATGAGGAAATTGACCCTTACTTGATCTGGCGCAGAAATGCTCCATTTTTATATGACGCTGTGTCTCTTTATAACCTAGACTGGCCTTCCTTAGTTGTTGAATTTATGACTGACACTTTCAAGATTAAGAACGGCTCAGTCACTCAACGACTACTTCTGGGCACACACACTTCGGGTTCTGACACTGAATTTGCTATGGTTGCGGAACTCAAATCTAATGTCTACACTATGAAAGAGTGTTTAAATACCTGCGAGAATTTCAATCAATTTAAGGCAGTCCCATCTAGTTCTTCTGTTAGTTCAAACACCAACTCTGCCAGTCAGGGCATATTGGACATAAAAGCTAAAATAGTGCATGAAGGAGAGATAAACCGCATCTCTCAAGTCCCGGGAGCTCATTTTCTCTTTGTAACTCAGAGCAATAATGGAACTTTATACCTGTTTGACTACTCAAAGCATCCTTCAAACCCCAGAGACCTCAAAGTTTCCATTCCTCAAATGGTACTCCAGGGTGGCCACTCGTCTGAAGGTTATGGTTTAGCTTGGAACTCTACTAATAAACTTGTTTCCTGTGCTTCTGATGGAACCATTGCTCTTTGGGATTTAAACTCCAAACCTCATTCTACTACTAACGGTTTAAGTGGTGTTCTTGACGGTATTGGAACAATATCTCCAATTTCCACTTATAACACCACTCATACTAGTCATAATTCTGATGATAATGTAGGACTTAATGACATTGAGTTCATTAATGATAATGTAGTGCTAATTGCTTCCGATGATACTAATGTACATCTCATGGATCTTCGCACTAATTCAACCAACTCCACCAGTTCTTCAAATTCTACAAATTCTAACACTAAATTTTCAATTGGCTCCAGTGTTAATTGCTTAAGCTTGAATAAGTTTGACAACAATTACTTTGTTTGTGGCTGTGATAATGGTAAGATATCACTGTTTGACACCAGGATGGGTAAGCACCTTTTAGTTATCGATCACCATAAAGATTCCGTTAATCAAATTGAATTTAACAGTTCATGTTGTGGCTTATTTGCTACCTGTTCTAATGATTCCTCCGTTTGTATTTTTGACCTTGCTTGCAAGGGCGATGAACTTCGCTTCGTTCACCAGGGTCACAAGGACCAGGTCAATGACATTTCCTGGACTAAACTTGACTATTATCAGAGCGCTCACCTAGGTTTCACCATCGCCTCAGTTTCTCAGGACAATCTACTTCAATGTTTCActccaaattatttttctctttaa